A window of Acidobacteriota bacterium contains these coding sequences:
- a CDS encoding ABC transporter permease, whose translation MRTFWNDLRFGLRLITKAPAASLIAILALGLGIGANTAIFSVANGILRHPLPYAHLNRLLDISEVPPHSPPSSTNTVSAFNYATWSKQASVFQALAAYEYNDVNLSGSGTPVMVQAGAVSVNFFKLLPSVPLRGRVFLPGEDQPGHDREAILSQSLWQHQFAANPAIVGQTIQLNQQVYTVVGILGKDAVMPQAVQLWLPLALTPQQLADRENHNLQVIAELRPGAALTQAQAEMRALAARIDAQYPATNSGWGVNVQTLTNYIIGYETASYVWLLLGAVGFLLLIACANVANLQFARALRRSQELALRVALGASRGRLVRQLLTENVLLGIIGGAGVGLGFAYVSIRLILVNMPADVAQFIGGWDRIRLDGTALLYTLGIAILAGLIAGLAPALHAARPQLNSTLKEGGRGAIGQSRQRLRAVLVVAQIALALVLLVGAALMVEGFRTLLGAGAQFQPDRTLTAAMRLPSSGHWQSDIARAQFFQQTLAKLQALPGVRATATSTYLPLSNDLNQNGFSIEGRPIGNASQQRYAVAQSVSPSFFTLMQVPLLAGRSFSASDGAGTQPVAVISQRMAQHYWPDRSPLGQHIKLGNDNSSNPWLTIVGVAGDVKWNWSSPQAVSTFYMPAAQHPNHSAFFLLRGSGSGDVTAAGPAMRHAIASVDPVDPLFAMESLHQVIHEASIGIAYVSVMLSVAGLLALILAAIGVYGVMSFLVNERVHEFGIRQALGASHGSIVMLVLRRGGAMLGIGLLVGLPLAYAMARSLQGLIQGAGAGDWAIYSLISLVLVLMAALACYVPALQATRVDPLTALRES comes from the coding sequence ATGCGCACCTTCTGGAATGACCTGCGCTTCGGTCTGCGGCTGATCACTAAAGCGCCCGCCGCCAGCCTGATTGCCATTCTGGCGCTCGGCCTCGGCATTGGCGCCAACACCGCCATCTTTAGCGTAGCCAACGGCATCCTGCGGCACCCGTTGCCCTATGCCCACCTGAACCGTCTGCTCGACATCTCCGAGGTCCCACCGCATTCGCCGCCTTCCTCAACCAACACTGTTTCCGCCTTCAATTACGCGACCTGGAGCAAGCAGGCCAGTGTCTTCCAGGCGCTGGCGGCCTACGAGTACAACGACGTAAACTTGAGCGGCTCCGGCACGCCGGTCATGGTGCAGGCGGGTGCGGTCTCGGTTAATTTCTTCAAACTGCTGCCCTCGGTACCCCTGCGCGGCCGCGTCTTTCTGCCTGGCGAAGATCAGCCCGGCCACGACCGCGAAGCCATCCTCAGCCAGTCGCTTTGGCAGCATCAGTTCGCCGCCAACCCTGCAATCGTGGGCCAGACGATCCAACTCAACCAGCAGGTCTATACCGTCGTCGGCATTCTGGGCAAAGATGCCGTGATGCCGCAAGCGGTGCAGCTCTGGCTGCCCTTGGCGCTCACACCGCAACAGCTCGCCGACCGCGAAAACCACAACTTGCAGGTCATTGCCGAGCTTCGCCCGGGCGCTGCCCTGACGCAGGCGCAAGCGGAAATGCGCGCTCTTGCCGCCCGCATCGATGCCCAGTATCCCGCTACCAATAGCGGCTGGGGCGTGAACGTGCAGACGCTGACGAACTACATCATCGGCTACGAAACCGCCAGTTACGTCTGGCTGCTGCTTGGCGCCGTCGGCTTTCTGTTGCTCATCGCCTGTGCCAATGTCGCCAACCTGCAGTTCGCCCGCGCCCTTCGCCGCAGTCAGGAACTAGCCCTGCGCGTGGCTCTCGGCGCCAGCCGCGGCCGCCTGGTGCGCCAACTGCTCACCGAAAACGTCCTCCTCGGCATCATCGGCGGCGCCGGTGTAGGTCTCGGTTTCGCCTACGTCTCCATTCGTCTCATTCTGGTCAACATGCCCGCCGACGTGGCCCAGTTTATCGGTGGCTGGGATCGCATCCGCCTCGACGGAACCGCGCTGCTCTATACCCTCGGCATCGCCATCCTGGCAGGCCTGATCGCCGGCCTGGCGCCCGCGCTGCACGCCGCCCGTCCGCAACTGAATTCCACCTTGAAAGAAGGCGGCCGCGGCGCCATCGGTCAGTCCCGCCAGCGCCTGCGGGCGGTATTGGTCGTGGCCCAAATCGCGCTCGCTCTTGTTCTGCTGGTCGGCGCCGCCTTGATGGTCGAGGGCTTCCGCACCCTCCTCGGCGCCGGCGCCCAATTCCAGCCCGACCGCACCCTGACCGCTGCCATGCGCTTGCCCAGCTCCGGCCATTGGCAGTCCGACATCGCCCGCGCCCAGTTCTTTCAGCAGACACTCGCCAAGCTACAGGCGCTGCCCGGCGTGCGCGCCACCGCCACCTCGACGTATCTCCCGCTGAGCAATGATCTCAATCAAAACGGCTTCAGCATCGAAGGCCGTCCCATCGGCAACGCCAGCCAGCAGCGCTATGCTGTGGCGCAGTCTGTCAGCCCCAGTTTCTTCACCCTGATGCAGGTGCCGCTGCTCGCCGGACGTTCCTTTTCCGCCTCCGACGGCGCCGGCACGCAGCCCGTTGCCGTGATCAGCCAACGTATGGCGCAGCATTACTGGCCCGATCGCAGCCCGCTCGGCCAGCACATCAAGCTCGGAAACGATAACTCCAGCAACCCATGGCTGACCATTGTGGGCGTCGCCGGCGACGTGAAATGGAACTGGTCCAGCCCGCAGGCGGTCTCAACCTTCTACATGCCCGCCGCCCAGCATCCCAATCACTCAGCCTTCTTCCTGTTGCGCGGCTCCGGTTCGGGCGATGTCACCGCCGCCGGTCCCGCCATGCGTCACGCCATCGCTTCGGTCGATCCCGTTGATCCGCTCTTCGCCATGGAATCGCTCCATCAGGTCATCCACGAGGCCAGTATCGGCATCGCCTATGTTTCGGTCATGCTGAGTGTCGCCGGCCTGCTGGCGCTCATTCTGGCCGCCATTGGCGTCTACGGCGTCATGTCCTTCCTGGTGAACGAGCGCGTTCACGAGTTCGGCATCCGTCAGGCTCTCGGCGCCTCGCACGGCTCCATCGTCATGCTGGTTCTGCGCCGCGGCGGCGCCATGCTGGGTATCGGCCTGCTCGTCGGCCTGCCTCTCGCCTATGCCATGGCGCGCTCGCTGCAGGGCCTGATTCAAGGCGCTGGCGCCGGCGACTGGGCGATTTACTCGCTGATTAGCCTGGTTTTAGTCCTCATGGCGGCCCTCGCCTGCTACGTACCCGCCCTCCAGGCCACCCGCGTCGACCCCCTGACCGCCCTTCGTGAATCCTGA